The following are encoded together in the Oncorhynchus nerka isolate Pitt River linkage group LG23, Oner_Uvic_2.0, whole genome shotgun sequence genome:
- the LOC115106662 gene encoding receptor activity-modifying protein 1-like yields the protein MIFLLLFPVLVLGEIQLQSNVSSNVTFEDNESFQDQEYSAVFRHCNESLLEHFSYIICWNQFHSEMTDINNELWCEWDQVIRPYNELTRCIESLTTNLGCYFPNQVVQDFFIQIHSSFFQACPEEEQLFPDAPSGVVLTLTLIPVSLIPVLVFLVVWKSKICD from the exons ATGATCTTCCTACTGCTTTTCCCTGTCCTCGTCTTAG GTGAAATTCAATTACAAAGCAATGTCTCATCCAATGTAACATTTGAAGATAACG AAAGTTTTCAGGATCAGGAGTATTCCGCTGTTTTTCGCCACTGCAATGAGAGCCTCCTAGAACACTTCAGCTACATTATATGCTGGAATCAGTTTCACTCTGAAATGACAGACATCAACAATGAACTCTGGTGTGAATGGGACCAAGTCATCAG ACCATACAATGAGCTGACCAGATGTATCGAGAGCTTGACCACCAACTTAGGATGTTACTTCCCGAACCAAGTGGTGCAAGACTTCTTCATCCAGATCCATTCCAGCTTCTTCCAGGCATGTCCGGAGGAGGAGCAGTTATTTCCCGACGCCCCCTCCGGTGTTGTGCTTACCCTTACCCTCATTCCAGTCAGTCTCATCCCCGTCTTGG